Proteins encoded by one window of Paenibacillus sp. DCT19:
- a CDS encoding extracellular solute-binding protein, with protein sequence MLEQHAPNLVKRIRDYDPRYFEYGKIDNSLYGIPVINETNIYRTPIVYRADWLERLGLDTPTTLDELETVLYAFAKGDPDGNGKQDTYGLSKEGMNVVFGAFGQTVFTEQLYFNLKDNQLVIGALEPEMKQALTYLQQWYRDGIIDPEFITGENKGGYKHLSHAFINGKIGMTSMGNYYHWTQAGDYNILNEKGEETPMAASFNVYELQQKNADAKVVFGAPVVGPDGLSGSKGNNLLMNFIAIGAEAVNEPGKLEKILEILDYVSANPDPHEQIRMEYGVQGKHWDWDGTSTNTFHLLPPYNRMENYINMIGSSIGMTVPGGSIGEREQWAASVGLEKGGIYNHLEVATPALIQYSSDLISMRDKAYISIITGDQPVESFDTFVKEFMEAGGEQVLREANEWYKKHPETSSAQ encoded by the coding sequence GTGCTTGAGCAACATGCGCCTAATCTTGTGAAGCGTATCCGGGATTATGATCCCCGGTACTTCGAGTACGGGAAAATAGATAACAGCTTATACGGTATTCCCGTTATCAATGAGACCAATATTTACCGAACCCCTATCGTTTATCGAGCAGACTGGCTGGAGCGGCTCGGACTAGACACGCCCACAACATTGGATGAGTTAGAAACCGTTCTGTATGCCTTCGCCAAAGGTGATCCCGATGGAAATGGTAAACAGGATACGTATGGTTTGTCCAAGGAAGGTATGAATGTGGTGTTTGGCGCTTTTGGGCAGACTGTTTTTACCGAGCAGCTATATTTTAATCTGAAAGATAATCAACTGGTCATCGGCGCTTTGGAGCCTGAGATGAAGCAAGCCTTAACTTACTTGCAACAATGGTACCGGGACGGCATTATCGACCCAGAGTTTATCACCGGCGAAAATAAGGGCGGCTACAAGCATCTATCTCATGCTTTTATTAACGGTAAAATTGGAATGACCTCCATGGGCAACTATTATCATTGGACTCAAGCGGGCGATTACAACATCCTGAACGAAAAAGGCGAAGAAACCCCGATGGCAGCTTCGTTCAATGTCTATGAGCTTCAACAAAAGAACGCAGATGCCAAGGTGGTATTTGGTGCTCCTGTCGTTGGCCCTGATGGACTTAGCGGCTCGAAAGGCAACAACCTGCTCATGAACTTTATTGCGATTGGAGCTGAGGCGGTCAACGAGCCAGGCAAACTTGAAAAAATTCTGGAAATTCTAGACTACGTCAGTGCCAATCCTGATCCACATGAGCAGATCAGAATGGAGTATGGCGTTCAAGGCAAGCACTGGGACTGGGATGGTACATCCACAAATACATTCCACCTTCTCCCTCCGTATAACCGAATGGAGAACTATATTAATATGATCGGCTCCAGTATCGGCATGACGGTTCCCGGTGGCTCCATAGGGGAACGTGAACAGTGGGCGGCATCTGTAGGACTGGAAAAGGGCGGCATCTATAACCATTTAGAGGTGGCCACCCCTGCCCTAATTCAATATTCATCTGACTTAATCAGCATGAGGGACAAAGCGTACATCTCCATCATCACCGGCGATCAGCCTGTGGAGAGTTTCGATACCTTTGTGAAGGAATTCATGGAAGCTGGCGGAGAACAGGTGCTTCGCGAAGCCAATGAATGGTATAAGAAGCATCCGGAAACAAGTTCCGCGCAATAG
- the moaA gene encoding GTP 3',8-cyclase MoaA, whose amino-acid sequence MEMLQDSFGRIHDYIRISVTDRCNLRCVYCMPAEGMEFAPHDEIMSYEEIAQVLRVLAPMGMRKVRLTGGEPLVRKDLHKLVAMISAIDGIEDIALTTNALLLDKQAQALKDAGLNRINISLDSLRADRFSMITRGGDVNKVLKGIEAATNVGLEPIKLNVVLMKGINDDEIKDFIALTLDQPLHVRFIEYMPIGHASDSWRKSYLPLEAVTDVCAEAGWTVDQTEGPAGNGPSRNMKISGSQGTFGLIHPVSDHFCDNCNRLRLTADGHIKACLYWSDEYNVRRFVDDPAAMAALFLKALGTKPKNHEMAMALERKMQSHTPTARRMSQIGG is encoded by the coding sequence ATGGAAATGCTCCAGGACTCATTTGGCAGAATACATGACTATATCCGTATTTCTGTTACGGACCGCTGTAATTTGCGTTGTGTATACTGCATGCCAGCCGAGGGCATGGAATTCGCCCCCCATGATGAAATAATGAGCTATGAAGAAATTGCTCAGGTACTTCGAGTGCTGGCTCCTATGGGTATGCGCAAAGTGCGCTTAACCGGCGGTGAACCATTAGTACGCAAAGACCTGCACAAGCTCGTCGCTATGATCTCCGCTATTGACGGAATTGAAGATATTGCTTTGACTACCAATGCATTGCTGCTGGACAAGCAGGCTCAGGCGCTGAAGGATGCTGGACTGAACCGAATTAATATCAGTCTGGATTCCTTGCGAGCTGACCGCTTCTCCATGATTACCCGTGGCGGCGATGTGAACAAGGTGCTGAAAGGAATTGAGGCAGCCACGAACGTTGGGCTCGAACCGATTAAGCTGAATGTGGTACTCATGAAAGGTATTAATGATGATGAAATCAAAGACTTCATCGCACTGACCCTTGACCAGCCACTTCATGTTCGATTCATCGAATACATGCCGATCGGACATGCTTCGGACTCGTGGCGCAAATCCTATTTGCCGCTCGAAGCTGTCACGGATGTCTGCGCAGAGGCTGGATGGACGGTGGATCAAACCGAAGGCCCTGCCGGGAACGGACCCTCACGGAATATGAAAATTTCAGGCTCACAAGGTACTTTCGGATTGATTCATCCGGTAAGTGACCATTTCTGTGATAACTGCAATCGTCTGCGTCTGACCGCAGATGGGCATATCAAAGCCTGCTTATATTGGTCAGATGAATATAATGTGCGGCGCTTTGTCGATGACCCTGCGGCGATGGCTGCTCTTTTCCTCAAAGCACTCGGCACCAAACCCAAGAACCATGAGATGGCTATGGCACTGGAACGCAAAATGCAAAGTCATACGCCAACAGCGAGACGGATGTCTCAGATTGGTGGGTAA
- a CDS encoding methyl-accepting chemotaxis protein, producing MNIVDALVAACPYFKVMFLKDDLMLAVTDTEKFVYYVASEDCDLGIRAGDPISLEDPTLRRALIHGETSANRIPEEFYGTTINSSATPLRDENGTIVGSFAIGFSLKNEEKLEHFTQLITDISGRLQDMVQTVAAQSQQLSASSSQILDNTRQAVQNSGEVTKVASFIREISEQTNLLGLNAAIEAARAGHMGAGFGVVASEVRKLSAGTKEATVNIERSLREVQQSMKNMENEITSIAQSSSNQAEVVTEFSDVIERLNHTSYELKVFIESMLLKAD from the coding sequence TTGAATATTGTTGATGCCCTTGTAGCAGCCTGTCCTTATTTTAAAGTTATGTTTCTCAAAGACGATCTGATGCTCGCCGTAACGGATACCGAGAAATTTGTGTATTACGTTGCGAGTGAAGATTGTGACCTGGGCATTCGAGCGGGTGATCCGATCTCATTAGAAGACCCCACTCTCCGCCGCGCATTGATCCATGGGGAAACGTCAGCTAACCGAATTCCCGAGGAATTCTATGGCACAACGATTAACTCTTCAGCTACACCACTTCGAGACGAGAACGGGACAATTGTAGGCTCCTTTGCCATCGGTTTCTCGCTCAAAAACGAAGAAAAGCTGGAGCACTTCACCCAACTGATTACGGACATCAGCGGCAGACTTCAAGATATGGTGCAGACCGTAGCTGCCCAGTCCCAGCAATTATCAGCATCCTCTTCTCAAATATTGGACAACACCCGGCAGGCGGTACAGAATTCGGGCGAGGTTACTAAGGTAGCATCATTCATCCGAGAAATTTCTGAACAAACAAATCTGCTTGGTCTCAATGCCGCTATTGAAGCCGCACGAGCAGGTCATATGGGCGCAGGATTCGGTGTGGTTGCATCCGAAGTACGTAAACTATCTGCCGGAACCAAAGAAGCAACGGTCAACATCGAACGTTCGCTACGTGAGGTACAGCAATCCATGAAGAACATGGAAAATGAGATTACATCTATCGCACAATCCAGCAGCAACCAAGCGGAAGTTGTGACGGAATTTAGTGATGTTATTGAACGATTGAATCATACAAGCTATGAGTTGAAGGTATTTATTGAATCCATGCTGTTAAAAGCAGATTAA
- a CDS encoding PLP-dependent aminotransferase family protein has product MKRSDSWSSIDWKPDPSQPLPLYQQIELYIRQKITSGEWAPGTRLPSQRTLAESMGINRSTLVSALDNLTAAGMIEGRHGGGTYVCSLDWNALPTREMPNWEEASEEGSYYPNLPEVQQINRSEFEPGIIRLGTGELAPELMPHDEFNEILLTLSRRSHSLNYLEPQGSLELRIALAAYLQKVHDIQASPASILIVSGSIQALNLVSVGLLPRGATVLLEKPSYLYSIHAFQSAGLKMGGIPLDDEGIQLVELSQASNRAFKQGNFPLLYTIPSFHNPTGNLMSAQRREELLATAYTTGFSILEDAAYTDLWLDEPVPKPLKALDRGGRVLHMGTLSKAVSPGLRLGWLVGPEPVIRRLADIKMQTDYGTSSLAQEAAALWFADGYHERHMDRLRPELRSRRDYMLELLQRYLGELAQWNIPRGGFYIWLKLTCAPLSIRRLFQICLDRGVLIHPGYLYNRLDQEHIRLSYAYCTPEQMEQGLSILAETVRELLTSLEK; this is encoded by the coding sequence GTGAAACGTTCTGATTCGTGGTCAAGCATAGACTGGAAGCCCGATCCCTCACAACCCTTGCCACTGTATCAACAAATCGAACTGTACATCCGCCAGAAAATTACGAGTGGCGAGTGGGCTCCAGGAACCCGCTTGCCTTCCCAGCGAACCTTAGCTGAATCTATGGGGATTAATCGCAGCACACTTGTCAGTGCGCTGGATAATCTCACGGCCGCAGGTATGATTGAGGGTAGGCATGGCGGTGGTACGTATGTATGCAGCTTGGACTGGAACGCTCTACCTACTCGGGAAATGCCCAATTGGGAAGAAGCCTCCGAGGAGGGCTCTTATTATCCTAACCTCCCAGAAGTGCAGCAGATCAACCGATCGGAATTTGAGCCAGGCATCATCCGCCTCGGTACAGGTGAGCTGGCTCCAGAGCTTATGCCACATGACGAATTCAATGAAATTTTGCTCACCTTATCCCGTCGTTCCCATAGCCTGAATTATTTGGAGCCACAGGGTAGTTTGGAGCTACGTATTGCGCTGGCTGCGTATTTACAGAAGGTTCATGACATTCAAGCATCACCTGCATCCATTTTGATCGTATCCGGTTCCATTCAGGCGCTGAATCTCGTATCTGTAGGTCTGCTTCCAAGGGGAGCAACGGTCTTACTGGAGAAACCCTCGTATCTGTATTCGATCCATGCTTTTCAGTCTGCCGGACTGAAGATGGGCGGCATTCCTTTAGACGACGAAGGCATACAGCTTGTTGAATTGAGCCAAGCGTCCAATCGAGCTTTCAAGCAAGGTAATTTTCCGCTCCTCTATACGATTCCTAGCTTCCACAACCCAACAGGCAATCTGATGAGCGCACAGCGCCGTGAAGAGCTGCTGGCTACGGCATACACGACCGGGTTCTCCATTCTGGAAGATGCCGCATACACGGATCTATGGCTGGATGAGCCTGTCCCTAAGCCACTGAAGGCGTTAGATCGAGGGGGACGCGTACTGCATATGGGCACGCTGTCAAAAGCAGTCAGTCCCGGTCTGCGGCTTGGCTGGTTGGTCGGCCCGGAACCTGTCATTCGCCGGCTCGCAGATATTAAGATGCAGACCGATTATGGGACAAGCTCGCTGGCACAAGAAGCTGCTGCGCTATGGTTCGCTGACGGATATCACGAGCGGCACATGGATCGTCTAAGACCTGAGCTACGTAGCCGACGTGACTATATGTTGGAGCTGCTGCAACGATATTTAGGTGAACTTGCTCAGTGGAATATACCTCGTGGTGGGTTCTATATTTGGCTGAAGTTGACTTGTGCTCCCCTCTCCATTAGACGCCTCTTCCAGATCTGCTTGGATCGTGGTGTACTTATCCACCCGGGATACCTGTACAACCGTCTAGATCAAGAGCATATTCGCCTGTCTTATGCGTATTGCACGCCAGAGCAGATGGAACAGGGACTGAGCATTCTTGCAGAAACTGTACGTGAGTTGCTCACTTCTCTTGAAAAGTAA
- a CDS encoding carbohydrate ABC transporter permease gives MRIQRLNSYLIRLLLIIGSLFAMLPIYMAVVNSFKTQGEMFQSFIALPTKLHWENYADAFTKINLLHSSMNSAIVSFLGIGGIVLTASMAGYKLSRTSGRLSNMIFFLFVASMLVPFHSIMIPLTRMARGLSVQGSTYGLALIYIGLGVNMAIFLYHGFVKSIPRELEESAQMDGCNEFQTFFQIIFPLLLPITVTIAILDFLWIWNDFLLPLLMLTDVNNYTLILSTNMLFGEYNKEWPLILSSLVLTAIPVILIYAFFQKFIMEGIAEGAVKG, from the coding sequence ATGAGGATACAACGACTGAACAGCTATCTCATCCGACTGCTGCTTATCATAGGTTCTCTCTTCGCGATGCTGCCGATCTATATGGCTGTGGTGAACTCGTTCAAGACACAAGGCGAGATGTTCCAATCCTTTATCGCACTGCCGACCAAGCTGCACTGGGAGAATTATGCGGACGCATTTACCAAAATCAATCTGCTGCACAGCTCCATGAACTCGGCAATTGTCTCATTTCTTGGCATCGGCGGCATTGTACTCACAGCCTCCATGGCTGGATACAAGCTGTCACGAACATCAGGCCGACTCAGTAACATGATCTTCTTCCTGTTTGTAGCATCCATGCTGGTTCCGTTTCACTCGATTATGATCCCGCTGACACGGATGGCAAGAGGACTTTCAGTTCAGGGCAGCACGTATGGATTGGCTCTGATCTACATTGGACTTGGCGTTAACATGGCAATCTTCCTCTATCACGGGTTTGTGAAGTCAATTCCGCGGGAATTAGAGGAGTCTGCACAGATGGATGGATGTAATGAGTTCCAGACATTTTTTCAGATCATTTTCCCGTTATTATTACCGATCACGGTAACTATTGCGATTTTGGATTTCCTCTGGATATGGAATGATTTCTTGTTACCTTTGTTGATGCTCACCGATGTGAATAACTACACGCTCATTTTGTCCACGAATATGCTGTTTGGCGAATACAACAAGGAATGGCCGCTAATTCTATCTTCCTTGGTGTTAACCGCAATTCCCGTCATTCTGATCTATGCTTTCTTCCAGAAGTTCATCATGGAAGGGATTGCTGAGGGTGCAGTAAAAGGATAA
- a CDS encoding carbohydrate ABC transporter permease — MATNVFKKYLSLLAFTAPAFVIYAIFLLIPTFSGMFYSLTDWNGLNRDYSFIGLSNFIELFKEDPDFLNSLWFTMKYVVFMLILQNGIALLLAVFIETRTRSKGLFRTLFFMPNMISTIISAFMWTFIFSQVLPQLAEKLAFSLLDQQWLGDPKVSFYSIIIVSLWNGVGYMMIIYLAALQGVPKSLKEAATIDGANAFQVLRNVVMPMITHAITICFFLTLNGAFKVFEVVYGLTGGGPGRATQVITMNIYEEAFSNNFRYGYASAKSVVLFIIVLIFTLIQITVMKKKEVEA, encoded by the coding sequence ATGGCTACGAATGTGTTCAAGAAGTATCTGTCATTGCTCGCGTTCACTGCGCCTGCCTTTGTCATTTATGCGATATTCCTGCTGATCCCGACATTTAGCGGTATGTTTTATAGCTTGACGGACTGGAACGGACTTAATCGGGATTATAGCTTCATTGGTCTAAGTAATTTTATCGAACTGTTTAAGGAAGACCCAGACTTTCTGAATTCCTTGTGGTTCACGATGAAGTATGTGGTGTTTATGCTTATTCTGCAAAATGGGATCGCTTTGCTGCTCGCCGTGTTCATTGAGACACGGACACGTAGCAAAGGATTGTTTCGAACGTTGTTTTTCATGCCCAATATGATTAGTACAATCATCAGTGCATTTATGTGGACATTCATATTCTCCCAAGTGCTTCCCCAGCTTGCTGAGAAACTTGCGTTCTCTCTACTGGATCAGCAATGGCTGGGTGATCCCAAGGTCTCCTTTTACTCCATCATTATCGTGTCGCTCTGGAATGGTGTGGGGTACATGATGATCATCTATCTTGCAGCATTGCAAGGTGTGCCGAAGAGTCTGAAGGAAGCTGCCACGATCGATGGAGCGAATGCATTCCAGGTGTTGCGTAATGTGGTCATGCCGATGATTACTCATGCGATAACGATCTGTTTCTTCCTGACATTGAACGGTGCTTTCAAAGTGTTTGAAGTGGTATATGGTCTGACAGGTGGCGGCCCGGGTAGAGCCACACAGGTTATTACGATGAACATCTATGAAGAGGCATTCTCCAATAACTTCAGGTATGGATATGCAAGTGCCAAATCGGTTGTGCTATTCATCATCGTTCTGATCTTCACATTGATTCAGATTACGGTGATGAAGAAGAAAGAGGTGGAAGCATGA
- a CDS encoding ABC transporter substrate-binding protein produces the protein MKIWKSVASAVLVSVLLAGCGSNAGTDSSEGGTAAGSTVSLKIFVAQPRLKEHYDKYIEQFKAKEKAEKNIEVNVQLEMPPADNAAQILKTRLASNDAPDVFALHAVNEIPPFSKAGYLEDLSGQPFVDKLLDSVKPSVTDSSGKVVAVPLETLSWGYLYNKDIFEEQGLEVPTTLTEMKAVVEKLNSAGITPFELSYKEAWVPQLFLPLTVGALSQTDHKDFLDKMNQDQGSFSDMKAIFDIFDLVTANGTERALEVGPDDAAAAFATGKAAMWVQGPWYAETILKSNPDMNFGVAPMPIDDNPDNTKINLSTSTSLAVSSSSKNKEVALDFVNYVLDDKDSSGFYEALKFNPVAKIHDFKSFPWVDDALKYVNEGKAYQDPAVPQAVKDESGKVLQGYYSGQLNQQQVIDALDKAWKSYNKVNK, from the coding sequence ATGAAGATATGGAAAAGCGTAGCGAGTGCGGTTCTGGTAAGCGTTCTGCTGGCAGGTTGCGGCTCCAATGCGGGTACAGATAGTTCGGAGGGAGGCACTGCAGCAGGAAGCACCGTTTCACTCAAAATATTCGTCGCACAACCACGGCTGAAAGAACATTACGATAAATATATAGAACAGTTCAAAGCCAAGGAAAAAGCCGAGAAAAATATTGAAGTGAACGTGCAACTGGAGATGCCGCCAGCAGATAATGCAGCTCAAATTCTCAAAACACGTCTTGCCTCCAATGATGCACCAGACGTATTCGCCCTTCATGCTGTGAACGAGATTCCACCGTTCAGTAAGGCAGGGTACTTGGAGGATCTATCCGGGCAACCATTCGTGGATAAACTGCTCGATTCAGTTAAGCCATCGGTTACTGATTCAAGTGGAAAAGTCGTAGCCGTACCTTTGGAAACGCTATCTTGGGGATACCTCTATAACAAGGATATTTTCGAAGAGCAAGGGTTGGAGGTACCAACGACTTTAACCGAGATGAAAGCAGTGGTAGAGAAGCTGAATTCAGCAGGTATTACACCATTTGAACTTTCCTACAAAGAGGCCTGGGTTCCTCAGCTCTTCCTGCCACTTACGGTAGGCGCGCTGTCACAGACGGATCACAAGGATTTCTTAGATAAAATGAATCAGGATCAAGGCTCATTCTCGGACATGAAGGCGATCTTCGATATCTTCGATCTGGTTACAGCCAATGGTACGGAAAGAGCGCTGGAAGTAGGACCAGACGATGCAGCGGCAGCCTTTGCAACAGGCAAAGCGGCAATGTGGGTTCAAGGGCCATGGTATGCAGAGACAATCTTGAAATCTAACCCGGACATGAACTTTGGTGTGGCACCAATGCCGATTGACGACAACCCGGACAATACAAAGATTAACCTGAGTACATCCACTTCACTAGCGGTATCCTCTTCAAGTAAGAACAAAGAAGTGGCGCTCGATTTTGTAAACTATGTGCTCGATGACAAGGATTCCAGCGGCTTCTATGAAGCCTTGAAGTTCAACCCTGTGGCTAAGATTCATGACTTCAAGAGCTTCCCTTGGGTTGACGATGCGCTGAAATATGTGAATGAAGGCAAAGCTTATCAAGATCCGGCTGTTCCTCAAGCGGTCAAAGATGAGTCTGGTAAAGTACTGCAAGGTTACTACTCCGGTCAGTTGAATCAGCAGCAGGTTATTGATGCACTCGACAAGGCATGGAAGTCATACAACAAAGTCAACAAGTAA
- a CDS encoding response regulator, translating to MSKGQMQYKVLLVDDEPWNRDILRNLGAWAELGMIVAGEAEDGQEALQLIGQLQPHIIITDMRMPGTDGVELLQTLSAQYPMIKVIVVSGYDDFNYAKHAIRHRAADYLLKPVNPEELNAVLAKCLRELEKTAYGPESWEAYSSAFASEFSVFQHQLRLRFNDLNAAGLQELFQQLENTLEVTGIHRPQQLGRIVYELQTLHTELCVTNALCEQHSSSAVLPPAHILSSISTAVEWVAASYEQALEQLIAQRKFKNRLNLDEVKQYIEQHCMELITLEQLAQIFFVSKEYMSKVFKREYGVNVSDYIVQLRMARAKEWVLDDQIPFKHIAEMTGYEDVSYFYRVFKKHFGLSPGEMRKSHTNSFD from the coding sequence ATGAGTAAGGGGCAAATGCAGTATAAAGTGTTGCTCGTGGACGACGAGCCGTGGAATCGAGATATTTTACGTAACCTGGGGGCGTGGGCAGAGCTTGGCATGATCGTAGCCGGTGAGGCGGAGGACGGTCAGGAGGCGCTACAGTTAATTGGACAGCTTCAGCCTCATATTATCATTACGGACATGCGAATGCCCGGTACAGACGGTGTAGAGCTGCTACAGACGTTAAGTGCACAGTATCCGATGATTAAAGTGATTGTGGTCAGTGGGTATGACGATTTCAATTATGCGAAGCATGCGATCCGTCACCGTGCGGCAGATTATTTATTGAAGCCTGTGAATCCAGAAGAGTTAAATGCGGTATTAGCCAAGTGCCTACGCGAACTGGAAAAGACAGCATACGGGCCTGAATCCTGGGAGGCGTATTCGTCGGCCTTTGCTAGTGAGTTTTCGGTATTTCAACATCAGCTCCGGCTGCGCTTCAACGATCTGAATGCTGCAGGGCTTCAAGAATTGTTCCAGCAGTTGGAGAACACATTGGAGGTTACAGGGATTCACAGACCTCAGCAACTAGGGAGAATCGTATACGAATTGCAGACGTTGCATACAGAGCTTTGTGTAACCAATGCGTTGTGTGAGCAGCATTCATCCTCAGCTGTGTTGCCACCTGCCCATATTCTATCCTCCATTTCGACTGCTGTGGAATGGGTGGCTGCTTCTTATGAGCAGGCGTTGGAGCAATTGATTGCACAGCGCAAATTCAAGAATCGGTTGAATCTGGACGAAGTGAAGCAATACATTGAGCAGCATTGCATGGAGCTCATTACATTGGAGCAGCTTGCACAGATCTTTTTTGTCAGCAAGGAATATATGAGTAAGGTGTTCAAGCGGGAATATGGCGTGAATGTGAGTGATTATATCGTACAGCTGCGTATGGCGAGAGCCAAAGAGTGGGTGCTAGATGACCAGATTCCGTTCAAACATATCGCAGAAATGACGGGATATGAGGACGTATCATACTTTTACCGTGTATTCAAAAAACACTTTGGGTTATCGCCTGGTGAGATGCGTAAGAGTCATACGAACTCATTCGACTAA
- a CDS encoding sensor histidine kinase codes for MLTELYRKLTDPFKRSIRNKLILTMALLAVLPVIVMTAMAAENTRSSMEEEIMQTNRANMNWASIYLGEQFARMNNIVYSIQISDEVHQYLALNKDASAASRFDEQKSMFNMLNSVYYSAGNYVFGVELYLKELDTLFTFNSMESRIKTVTQIPKGYRELFDQHKDFTIINDESDPDKFHMTRSMNRFEDQEQIGAISLEVKWAEFNQTLELLDTRGDYSVYIADRSGAILYQPDRTQPPYTEALQQVTKSTNESGLIRTANAYVFYNSIEPSGLRLIKVVPAHVINESALETMKYGLVVGGLAAAFSIGIAVLVAWRTSKPIVRLANAMKGIRLIKDKEVVRSGRVDEIGLLEKNLHGMASRIREHIRDNYLMNLEKQTAELKALQSQIHPHFLQNTLQMIGGMIYSQKPEDSYRVIRALSEMFRYIVRAPDGLVPLQSELDQLEHYMLIQKQRFASKLEYSLEIDGVIGDCYIPKLSLQPIVENAFVHGLEKKQGEWKLSVEVIREQDEVLIRISDNGVGIDQDKLSEMQSRLSKMSQQGDRVWSTGTSIGLVNAASRIVMNFGPAYGMRIESEQGQGTRVMIRIPCSTGGERL; via the coding sequence GTGTTAACCGAACTTTATCGCAAGCTTACAGATCCGTTTAAACGTAGCATTCGCAACAAATTGATTCTCACGATGGCTCTGCTTGCCGTGCTGCCTGTCATTGTCATGACGGCGATGGCTGCGGAGAATACTCGTTCTTCCATGGAAGAAGAGATTATGCAAACGAACCGCGCTAATATGAACTGGGCTTCGATCTATCTGGGCGAGCAATTCGCCCGCATGAATAATATCGTCTACTCCATCCAGATCAGTGATGAGGTTCACCAATACCTTGCATTGAATAAGGATGCTTCGGCGGCAAGTCGGTTTGATGAGCAAAAATCCATGTTCAATATGTTAAACAGTGTCTATTACTCCGCTGGAAATTATGTATTTGGTGTGGAGCTGTATTTGAAGGAATTAGATACGTTGTTCACCTTCAACTCGATGGAGAGCCGAATCAAAACCGTTACACAAATTCCGAAGGGGTATCGTGAGCTTTTTGATCAGCATAAGGACTTTACTATCATCAATGATGAGAGTGACCCGGATAAGTTTCATATGACTCGTAGCATGAACCGGTTTGAAGATCAGGAACAGATTGGGGCAATCAGTCTTGAAGTGAAATGGGCTGAATTCAATCAAACACTGGAGCTACTCGACACTCGGGGAGATTATTCGGTGTACATTGCAGATCGATCAGGGGCAATTCTCTATCAGCCTGACCGCACGCAACCGCCATATACGGAAGCGCTGCAACAAGTAACGAAGTCTACCAATGAGTCGGGTTTAATTCGCACAGCCAACGCGTACGTATTTTATAACTCCATTGAGCCATCGGGGCTACGTCTTATTAAAGTTGTGCCTGCCCATGTCATTAATGAGAGCGCGCTAGAAACGATGAAATACGGGCTTGTGGTGGGCGGACTGGCGGCTGCATTTTCTATTGGGATTGCAGTTTTAGTAGCATGGCGCACCTCGAAACCGATTGTTAGATTGGCCAATGCCATGAAGGGCATTCGACTCATTAAGGATAAAGAGGTGGTTCGCAGTGGAAGGGTGGATGAGATTGGGCTGCTGGAGAAAAATCTCCATGGCATGGCGAGCCGCATCCGTGAGCACATTCGGGATAATTATTTAATGAATTTAGAGAAACAGACCGCGGAGCTCAAAGCGTTGCAATCACAGATCCATCCTCATTTTCTCCAAAATACATTACAGATGATCGGCGGCATGATTTATTCACAGAAACCGGAGGACAGCTACAGAGTCATTCGGGCATTAAGCGAGATGTTCCGTTATATCGTCAGAGCCCCGGATGGTCTTGTGCCGCTACAATCCGAATTAGATCAATTGGAGCACTATATGTTGATTCAGAAACAACGATTCGCGAGCAAGCTGGAATACAGTCTGGAGATCGATGGCGTCATTGGTGACTGTTACATTCCTAAGCTATCCCTACAGCCTATCGTGGAGAATGCTTTTGTCCATGGTTTGGAGAAGAAGCAAGGAGAGTGGAAACTGAGCGTAGAGGTGATTCGTGAGCAAGATGAAGTGCTTATCCGAATAAGTGACAATGGTGTTGGGATCGATCAGGACAAATTAAGCGAGATGCAATCAAGACTGTCGAAGATGTCTCAACAGGGGGATCGTGTCTGGAGCACAGGTACAAGCATTGGTCTTGTGAATGCTGCGTCACGAATCGTAATGAATTTCGGGCCTGCGTATGGCATGAGAATTGAAAGTGAACAAGGACAGGGCACGAGAGTGATGATCCGTATTCCCTGTTCAACAGGAGGCGAACGCTTATGA